The following coding sequences lie in one Apium graveolens cultivar Ventura chromosome 3, ASM990537v1, whole genome shotgun sequence genomic window:
- the LOC141711730 gene encoding putative LRR receptor-like serine/threonine-protein kinase At1g53440 isoform X2, giving the protein MTIEDNQMGGPLPPELGRLRSLRRLLLSANNFTGRIPESFGALKNLSDFRIDGSSLSGKIPDFIGNWTKMTILDLQGTSMEGPIPPSISLLKNLQQLRISDLNGSASRFPNLEGMPNMTYLILRNCLITDSIPEYLANMSLNTLDLSFNRLSGQIPDSLGSSLNFLYLNSNLLSGVIPSWIIDSKDKFDVSYNNFTQPPSQYRCQASSVNLVASHSSSTSNSTLWCLQKDLPCPGKAKYHSLFINCGGPKVKIGGREYEDDLITEGPSYFNPTDRWAYSSSGVFIYKDRSNFVATKSNVTGEEYYQTSRLSPSSLKYYGLCLRKGSYKVRLHFAEIQFSDDATFQGIGRRIFDVSIQGNVVRKDFNVAEEAGGIGKGFTLEQDVSVNGSTLEIHLYWAGKGTTAVPNRGVYGPLISAISVTPNFSTGGLSSLAIAGIVVASLVSLGLILVVLWMKGFLGGKDTEDEELRGAIEQQTGYFSLRHIKAATGNFDHANKIGEGGFGPVYKGILPDGQEIAVKQLSSKSKQGNREFINEIGMISALQHPNLVKLYGCCIEGNQLLLIYEYLENNSLARALFGRDEQRLNLDWSTRKKILLEIAKGLTYLHEESRLKIVHRDIKATNVLLDRDLNAKISDFGLAKLDEEENTHISTRIAGTVGYMAPEYAMRGYLTDKADVYSFGIVALEIVSGKSNTSCMPKEEFVYLLDRAYVLQEQGKLLELVDPILGTNYSKQEALSILNIGLLCSNPSPTLRPSMSAVVSMLQGKKKVEAPIFTRTANESMMFKAFERYSHDSHSVSSMEGAWADSSISVPSKDTSKLLEDMYDVNIME; this is encoded by the exons AT GACCATAGAAGACAATCAGATGGGAGGACCTCTTCCTCCAGAGCTTGGAAGATTGAGGAGTTTGAGGAGACT TCTTCTATCAGCTAACAACTTCACTGGAAGGATACCAGAGTCatttggtgctctaaagaatcTGTCAGACTT TAGGATAGATGGAAGCAGTTTGTCCGGAAAAATACCTGATTTTATCGGAAATTGGACAAAGATGACGATATT GGATCTGCAGGGTACATCTATGGAGGGTCCCATTCCTCCTAGTATCTCTCTTCTGAAAAATCTACAACAGTT GAGAATATCTGATTTGAACGGATCTGCTTCAAGGTTCCCCAATTTAGAAGGCATGCCAAATATGACATACCT GATACTGAGGAATTGCTTGATTACAGATTCAATCCCAGAATATCTGGCAAACATGAGTTTGAATACCTT AGATTTGAGCTTTAACAGGTTGTCTGGACAAATCCCGGATTCTTTAGGGTCCAGCCTGAACTTTCT GTATCTAAATAGTAACTTACTTAGCGGGGTAATACCAAGCTGGATTATTGACAGCAAAGATAAATT TGATGTGTCTTACAATAATTTTACACAGCCTCCATCACAATATAGATGCCAGGCATCTAGCGT GAATTTAGTTGCTAGCCATTCATCTTCAACCAGCAACTC AACTTTGTGGTGCTTGCAAAAAGATCTCCCTTGCCCCGGGAAGGCCAAAT ATCATTCACTGTTTATTAATTGCGGGGGACCTAAAGTCAAAATAGGGGGCAGGGAGTATGAGGATGATTTGATTACAGAAGGTCCATCATACTTTAATCCTACAGATCGATGGGCTTATAGCAGTTCAGGTGTTTTTATATATAAAGATAGATCTAATTTTGTGGCAACAAAAAGCAATGTGACCGGAGAAGAATACTATCAAACATCCCGCCTTTCCCCTTCGTCACTCAAGTACTATGGCCTTTGCTTGCGAAAGGGTAGTTATAAAGTTCGCCTCCACTTTGCGGAAATACAATTCTCGGACGATGCGACATTTCAGGGCATTGGAAGACGCATTTTTGATGTATCCATCCAA GGTAATGTTGTTCGGAAAGACTTCAATGTTGCAGAGGAAGCTGGAGGTATTGGAAAGGGTTTCACCTTGGAGCAGGATGTTTCTGTTAATGGTAGCACTTTGGAGATTCACTTGTACTGGGCAGGGAAGGGGACTACTGCAGTTCCTAATAGAGGTGTATATGGACCTCTAATATCAGCAATTTCAGTAACACCAA ACTTCAGTACGGGGGGACTGTCAAGCCTAGCTATTGCTGGCATTGTTGTCGCTTCACTTGTGAGCCTTGGCTTGATATTGGTTGTACTATGGATGAAAGGTTTCCTAGGAGGAAAAGACACTGAAGATGAAG AACTGCGAGGAGCAATAGAACAGCAGACGGgttattttagtttaagacacaTTAAAGCTGCAACTGGTAACTTTGACCATGCAAATAAGATCGGTGAAGGAGGATTTGGACCAGTATACAAG GGTATACTACCAGATGGTCAAGAAATTGCAGTTAAACAGCTGTCCTCCAAATCGAAGCAGGGAAACCGTGAATTTATCAATGAGATAGGCATGATATCTGCTTTACAACACCCAAATCTTGTAAAGCTTTATGGCTGTTGCATTGAAGGAAATCAGTTGTTGCTAATATACGAGTACTTGGAAAATAACAGTCTTGCTCGAGCCCTGTTTG GTCGTGATGAACAGCGCCTAAACCTAGACTGGTCGACAAGAAAGAAAATTTTATTGGAAATAGCAAAAGGCTTAACTTATCTTCACGAGGAATCAAGGTTAAAAATAGTTCATAGAGACATAAAGGCTACCAATGTACTGCTCGATCGAGATCTCAATGCAAAGATATCAGACTTCGGTCTGGCCAAGCTTGATGAAGAAGAGAACACTCATATCAGCACTCGAATCGCTGGAACAGT AGGATATATGGCTCCGGAGTATGCAATGCGAGGTTACTTGACTGATAAAGCAGATGTGTACAGCTTTGGGATCGTTGCACTAGAGATTGTTAGCGGTAAAAGCAACACAAGTTGCATGCCAAAGGAGGAGTTTGTGTACCTTCTTGATCGG GCCTACGTCCTTCAAGAGCAGGGAAAACTTTTGGAACTCGTAGACCCGATACTTGGCACAAATTACTCCAAACAAGAAGCGTTGAGCATTTTAAACATAGGACTGTTATGCTCTAATCCATCTCCTACCCTGAGGCCATCCATGTCTGCAGTTGTGAGTATGTTACAAGGAAAAAAGAAAGTTGAAGCACCCATTTTTACACGCACTGCAAATGAAAGCATGATGTTTAAAGCATTTGAAAGGTACTCACACGACAGCCACTCAGTGTCGTCAATGGAGGGGGCATGGGCTGATTCTTCCATCTCTGTACCAAGTAAAGATACCAGCAAGCTTCTGGAGGATATGTATGATGTTAATATTATGGAGTAA
- the LOC141711730 gene encoding putative LRR receptor-like serine/threonine-protein kinase At1g53440 isoform X1, with translation MGQKQHLHTSVAINFSLTTQSPLLLHCFICVLLLNFFGCVAQLLPPEEVQTLKAIATKLEIKHWRVTRSSCGGDGGFQGGFLPKLSNVTCDCTFSNNSVCHVTNIRLNALNLTGELPSEFSKLAFLQELDLTQNYINGTIPITFGQLRLKSLGLTDNRLSGSIPPEIADIDTLEEMTIEDNQMGGPLPPELGRLRSLRRLLLSANNFTGRIPESFGALKNLSDFRIDGSSLSGKIPDFIGNWTKMTILDLQGTSMEGPIPPSISLLKNLQQLRISDLNGSASRFPNLEGMPNMTYLILRNCLITDSIPEYLANMSLNTLDLSFNRLSGQIPDSLGSSLNFLYLNSNLLSGVIPSWIIDSKDKFDVSYNNFTQPPSQYRCQASSVNLVASHSSSTSNSTLWCLQKDLPCPGKAKYHSLFINCGGPKVKIGGREYEDDLITEGPSYFNPTDRWAYSSSGVFIYKDRSNFVATKSNVTGEEYYQTSRLSPSSLKYYGLCLRKGSYKVRLHFAEIQFSDDATFQGIGRRIFDVSIQGNVVRKDFNVAEEAGGIGKGFTLEQDVSVNGSTLEIHLYWAGKGTTAVPNRGVYGPLISAISVTPNFSTGGLSSLAIAGIVVASLVSLGLILVVLWMKGFLGGKDTEDEELRGAIEQQTGYFSLRHIKAATGNFDHANKIGEGGFGPVYKGILPDGQEIAVKQLSSKSKQGNREFINEIGMISALQHPNLVKLYGCCIEGNQLLLIYEYLENNSLARALFGRDEQRLNLDWSTRKKILLEIAKGLTYLHEESRLKIVHRDIKATNVLLDRDLNAKISDFGLAKLDEEENTHISTRIAGTVGYMAPEYAMRGYLTDKADVYSFGIVALEIVSGKSNTSCMPKEEFVYLLDRAYVLQEQGKLLELVDPILGTNYSKQEALSILNIGLLCSNPSPTLRPSMSAVVSMLQGKKKVEAPIFTRTANESMMFKAFERYSHDSHSVSSMEGAWADSSISVPSKDTSKLLEDMYDVNIME, from the exons ATGGGGCAGAAGCAGCATCTTCACACTAGTGTTGCTATTAACTTTAGCTTAACAACTCAATCACCCTTATTGCTTCACTGCTTCATTTGTGTTCTTCTTCTCAATTTCTTCGGATGTGTTGCCCAGCTTTTGCCTCCTGAAGAAG TACAAACTCTTAAGGCAATAGCAACGAAGCTAGAAATTAAGCATTGGCGAGTTACAAGGAGTTCTTGCGGTGGGGATGGAGGATTTCAAGGTGGTTTTCTACCGAAACTTAGCAATGTGACATGCGATTGCACATTCAGTAACAATTCTGTTTGCCATGTCACCAATAT CCGGTTAAATGCCCTAAATTTGACTGGAGAACTGCCTTCAGAATTTTCAAAACTTGCCTTTCTGCAGGAATT AGATTTGACTCAAAACTATATAAATGGAACCATCCCCATCACTTTCGGTCAGCTTCGTCTCAAAAGTCT GGGCCTTACAGATAACCGTCTCAGTGGTTCGATACCCCCGGAAATAGCTGATATTGATACACTTGAAGAGAT GACCATAGAAGACAATCAGATGGGAGGACCTCTTCCTCCAGAGCTTGGAAGATTGAGGAGTTTGAGGAGACT TCTTCTATCAGCTAACAACTTCACTGGAAGGATACCAGAGTCatttggtgctctaaagaatcTGTCAGACTT TAGGATAGATGGAAGCAGTTTGTCCGGAAAAATACCTGATTTTATCGGAAATTGGACAAAGATGACGATATT GGATCTGCAGGGTACATCTATGGAGGGTCCCATTCCTCCTAGTATCTCTCTTCTGAAAAATCTACAACAGTT GAGAATATCTGATTTGAACGGATCTGCTTCAAGGTTCCCCAATTTAGAAGGCATGCCAAATATGACATACCT GATACTGAGGAATTGCTTGATTACAGATTCAATCCCAGAATATCTGGCAAACATGAGTTTGAATACCTT AGATTTGAGCTTTAACAGGTTGTCTGGACAAATCCCGGATTCTTTAGGGTCCAGCCTGAACTTTCT GTATCTAAATAGTAACTTACTTAGCGGGGTAATACCAAGCTGGATTATTGACAGCAAAGATAAATT TGATGTGTCTTACAATAATTTTACACAGCCTCCATCACAATATAGATGCCAGGCATCTAGCGT GAATTTAGTTGCTAGCCATTCATCTTCAACCAGCAACTC AACTTTGTGGTGCTTGCAAAAAGATCTCCCTTGCCCCGGGAAGGCCAAAT ATCATTCACTGTTTATTAATTGCGGGGGACCTAAAGTCAAAATAGGGGGCAGGGAGTATGAGGATGATTTGATTACAGAAGGTCCATCATACTTTAATCCTACAGATCGATGGGCTTATAGCAGTTCAGGTGTTTTTATATATAAAGATAGATCTAATTTTGTGGCAACAAAAAGCAATGTGACCGGAGAAGAATACTATCAAACATCCCGCCTTTCCCCTTCGTCACTCAAGTACTATGGCCTTTGCTTGCGAAAGGGTAGTTATAAAGTTCGCCTCCACTTTGCGGAAATACAATTCTCGGACGATGCGACATTTCAGGGCATTGGAAGACGCATTTTTGATGTATCCATCCAA GGTAATGTTGTTCGGAAAGACTTCAATGTTGCAGAGGAAGCTGGAGGTATTGGAAAGGGTTTCACCTTGGAGCAGGATGTTTCTGTTAATGGTAGCACTTTGGAGATTCACTTGTACTGGGCAGGGAAGGGGACTACTGCAGTTCCTAATAGAGGTGTATATGGACCTCTAATATCAGCAATTTCAGTAACACCAA ACTTCAGTACGGGGGGACTGTCAAGCCTAGCTATTGCTGGCATTGTTGTCGCTTCACTTGTGAGCCTTGGCTTGATATTGGTTGTACTATGGATGAAAGGTTTCCTAGGAGGAAAAGACACTGAAGATGAAG AACTGCGAGGAGCAATAGAACAGCAGACGGgttattttagtttaagacacaTTAAAGCTGCAACTGGTAACTTTGACCATGCAAATAAGATCGGTGAAGGAGGATTTGGACCAGTATACAAG GGTATACTACCAGATGGTCAAGAAATTGCAGTTAAACAGCTGTCCTCCAAATCGAAGCAGGGAAACCGTGAATTTATCAATGAGATAGGCATGATATCTGCTTTACAACACCCAAATCTTGTAAAGCTTTATGGCTGTTGCATTGAAGGAAATCAGTTGTTGCTAATATACGAGTACTTGGAAAATAACAGTCTTGCTCGAGCCCTGTTTG GTCGTGATGAACAGCGCCTAAACCTAGACTGGTCGACAAGAAAGAAAATTTTATTGGAAATAGCAAAAGGCTTAACTTATCTTCACGAGGAATCAAGGTTAAAAATAGTTCATAGAGACATAAAGGCTACCAATGTACTGCTCGATCGAGATCTCAATGCAAAGATATCAGACTTCGGTCTGGCCAAGCTTGATGAAGAAGAGAACACTCATATCAGCACTCGAATCGCTGGAACAGT AGGATATATGGCTCCGGAGTATGCAATGCGAGGTTACTTGACTGATAAAGCAGATGTGTACAGCTTTGGGATCGTTGCACTAGAGATTGTTAGCGGTAAAAGCAACACAAGTTGCATGCCAAAGGAGGAGTTTGTGTACCTTCTTGATCGG GCCTACGTCCTTCAAGAGCAGGGAAAACTTTTGGAACTCGTAGACCCGATACTTGGCACAAATTACTCCAAACAAGAAGCGTTGAGCATTTTAAACATAGGACTGTTATGCTCTAATCCATCTCCTACCCTGAGGCCATCCATGTCTGCAGTTGTGAGTATGTTACAAGGAAAAAAGAAAGTTGAAGCACCCATTTTTACACGCACTGCAAATGAAAGCATGATGTTTAAAGCATTTGAAAGGTACTCACACGACAGCCACTCAGTGTCGTCAATGGAGGGGGCATGGGCTGATTCTTCCATCTCTGTACCAAGTAAAGATACCAGCAAGCTTCTGGAGGATATGTATGATGTTAATATTATGGAGTAA